The Leucoraja erinacea ecotype New England unplaced genomic scaffold, Leri_hhj_1 Leri_315S, whole genome shotgun sequence genomic sequence cctgcccagctgattggtacgTATgatgcaaatgacgtcacgcgcgatcTTAGCGCagacttagcgcgaacttcgtgTGAACTCCGCTCCCGATTGATCGCGCCAAACGTATGCAatcacatgcaagtgggacaggtctttaAGCCTTGCACAGGGTGGCCAAGAGAAGGAGGGATGTTGGAGATGAGAGAAGGGCTCGTCACTGGGATATGAGGAATCCTTCGTACAGAATGAGGTGCGGAGGTGGAGGCGATGCAAGAAGAACTACATTATGGTGGGCCCAGCTCTCGTTAAAGTGTACGAGGGGTTCAAAATcagcatttatttgttctatttgaGTTCCAATTATGTTATGCCAGTATGTGACTGGAAGAGATTAAACATTAAATAGATATTATCTTTGCATTATTCTAGAAAGAAATTGGCAAAAATTTCATGTGGAGGTTCGTCAGTGGATGAAGAAATCAACAGAATTCATTGTGGAACTGCGCTCAATTGCTGATGCAATTGTCGATTATCATAAAGATGTCATCATCGCAAAAAAAGAAGGAACTAAAACACAAGGCTTGGGGGGAGTCATAGGTTTCACAGGACTAGTTGCTGCTCCTTTCACATTCGGAGCCTCGCTATTGCTCACTGGGGCGGGGATGACGGTGGCCATGGCTGGTAGGAAATCTAACAACAATTCTGATTCTGCTAATGAAGCATACCATAAAAAAAACCAGGAAAAAGTGAATGAAATTGTGGAACAATACCTAAAAATCACTAAACGCCTGACAGATATATTAACTCAGCTCAACCCATCCTTGATTGAGATTGAAAAGAAGAGGAAACCAGCTGCAGACTTTATTAGTGTCGCCCAGGGTCTGGTGAACAGGACTCAGGATGCATTGAGAACAATCAGAACTGTGTCAGGAGTTCTGGCAGAGCTCAGGTTGGCATGGGATATCTTTCCCATAATGAAAGGCGTGGAAGTACTTGGAAGAAAGATAACTGAAATATCAACGATGATCAGTCAGATAGCTACAAACATGGAGGAGGAAAGGGGCAAGTTTCAGAAAGCACTTTCAGATATCAAGGGGTGCGATGTTGAAGGAAATTCTGGTTGGTTAATGATCATACAGAGATCAAATTAATAACTCTGATTTCACTCTCCCTTATTCTTTACAAACCAGCCTTCATTATACTTTGCAGCTTCAGTTTTTGTTTCTATTGTTGAAATTCATATATTCTCAGAATCCTTTCCAGCTTTCCAAACCTCCCTCCTCTAAGATGTTATGCAAAATGTTCCTCTTTGAACATAAAGTTTGTTGTCTCCATTAAACTGATCCCAGAGCATCAGCATCAAGAAAGCCACCAAAGCAGACTGCTCCTCACAGACCTGCCACAACAGCACAAcagcatggtctgaagaagggtttcagcccaaaacgtcgcctatttccttcgctccatagatgctgctgcattcgctgagtttctccagcatttttgtgtacctttgatcttccagcatctgcagttccttcttgaacagcatggtagagttgctgccttacagcgacagagtcctgactacgggtgctgtctgttcagaatttgtaccttctccccgtaacctgtttgcattttctccgggacttccagtttcctcccacactccaaggaagtacaggtttgtaggttaattggtttgttataaa encodes the following:
- the LOC129693503 gene encoding uncharacterized protein LOC129693503 — protein: MGLDAETKRNWQKFHVEVRQWMKKSTEFIVELRSIADAIVDYHKDVIIAKKEGTKTQGLGGVIGFTGLVAAPFTFGASLLLTGAGMTVAMAGRKSNNNSDSANEAYHKKNQEKVNEIVEQYLKITKRLTDILTQLNPSLIEIEKKRKPAADFISVAQGLVNRTQDALRTIRTVSGVLAELRLAWDIFPIMKGVEVLGRKITEISTMISQIATNMEEERGKFQKALSDIKGCDVEGNSGWLMIIQRSN